Proteins encoded by one window of Apus apus isolate bApuApu2 chromosome 17, bApuApu2.pri.cur, whole genome shotgun sequence:
- the NHERF1 gene encoding Na(+)/H(+) exchange regulatory cofactor NHE-RF1, protein MSSSAGPATRLCRLERGPDGYGFHLHGEKGKPGQFIRLVEAGSPAERSGLRAGDRLLEVDGENVERESHQQVVERIRAAAGVVSLLVVDPVADEQLQKQGGAGIEPPVAPEPAEPVAAREPSGGRREELRPRLCHMKKGPNGYGFNLHSDKSRPGQYVRAIDPDSPAEAAGLAPQDRIIQVNGVCMEGKQHADVVAAIKAGGDETTLLVVDVLTDEFFKKCKVVPSEEHLTGPLPEPVANGDIEKENGGELRSNSVSESPSSPTPLAMSPVSSDTHSKADTQEGDKRHSAPGSLLDLDIPLAVAKERAHQKRTSKRAPQMDWSKKNELFSNL, encoded by the exons ATGAGCAGCAGCGCGGGCCCCGCGACGCGGCTCTGCCGCCTGGAGCGGGGACCGGATGGCTACGGCTTCCACCTGCACGGCGAGAAGGGCAAGCCGGGCCAGTTCATCCGGCTGGTGGAGGCGGGTTCACCGGCCGAGCGCTCGGGGCTGCGGGCCGGCGACCGGCTGCTGGAGGTGGACGGCGAGAACGTGGAGCGGGAGAGCCACCAGCAGGTGGTGGAGCGAATCCGTGCCGCCGCCGGGGTTGTCAGCCTCCTCGTCGTGGACCCGGTGGCCGAcgagcagctgcagaagcagggagGGGCGGGTATCGAGCCCCCCGTGGCCCCGGAGCCGGCGGAGCCCGTCGCGGCGCGGGAACCCAGCGGCGGCCGGCGG GAGGAGCTGCGCCCAAGGCTGTGCCACATGAAGAAGGGCCCCAATGGCTACGGCTTCAACCTGCACAGCGACAAGAGCCGCCCGGGGCAGTACGTCCGCGCCATCGACCCCGACTCGCCAGCcgaggcagcagggctggccccCCAGGACCGAATCATCCAG GTCAATGGGGTGTGCATGGAGGGCAAGCAGCACGCTGATGTGGTGGCAGCCATTAAGGCAGGTGGCGACGAGACTACACTGCTGGTGGTGGATGTCCTCACAGATGAGTTCTTCAAGAAGTGCAAGGTGGTGCCCTCAGAGGAACACCTGACag GTCCCTTGCCAGAACCAGTTGCCAATGGCGATATCGAGAAG GAAAACGGCGGAGAGTTGAGGTCCAACTCGGTGTCTGAGAGCCCGTCCAGTCCTACACCACTGGCCATGTCCCCCGTCTCCAGCGACACTCACAGCAAG GCTGACACACAGGAGGGTGACAAGCGCCATTCAGCACCCGGCTCCCTCCTGGACCTCGACATCCCGCTGGCAGTGGCCAAGGAGCGGGCGCACCAGAAGCGCACCAGCAAGCGAGCACCCCAGATGGACTGGAGCAAGAAAAATGAACTGTTCAGTAACCTGTGA
- the NAT9 gene encoding alpha/beta-tubulin-N-acetyltransferase 9 — MKINQNTVLQGQRVTLVPYTSAHVPRYHEWMQSEELQRLTASEPLSLPQEYEMQRSWRDDADKCTFIVLDTERWCGQGRTDQDCMVGDVNLFLTDPEDPTLGEIEIMIAEPSYRGRGFGKEATLMMMSYGVKNLGITKFEAKIGQENEPSICMFKKLHFKEVAVNSVFQEVTLRLDVSDQEKWWLLEQTNHVEEKSYTEVKLPDEVLET, encoded by the exons ATGAAGATCAACCAGAACACGGTGCTGCAAGGACAGAGGGTGACCCTGGTGCCCTACACCTCTGCACACGTGCCCCG GTACCACGAGTGGATGCAGTCGGAGGAGCTGCAGCGCCTGACCGCCTCGGAGCCGCTCAGCCTGCCGCAGGAGTACGAGATGCAGCGCAGCTGGCGGGACGACGCAGACA AGTGCACCTTCATCGTGCTGGACACGGAGCGGTGGTGCGGGCAGGGGCGCACGGATCAGGACTGCATGGTGGGAGATGTCAACCTCTTCCTCACTGACCCTGAGGACCCCACCTTGGGAGAGATTGAAATTATGATTGCAG AGCCCAGCTACCGAGGCAGAGGGTTTGGCAAGGAGGCAACTCTGATGATGATGTCCTATG GAGTGAAAAACCTGGGGATCACTAAATTTGAGGCAAAGATTGGTCAGGAAAATGAACCCAGTATCTGCATGTTcaaaaagcttcattttaagGAG GTTGCTGTGAACAGTGTTTTCCAAGAGGTGACACTGAGGCTGGATGTCAGTGACCAGGAGAAATGGTGGCTCCTTGAACAGACAAACCACGTGGAGGAGAAGAGCTACACTGAAGTGAAGCTGCCAGATGAAGTGCTGGAGACCTGA